A region from the Benincasa hispida cultivar B227 chromosome 10, ASM972705v1, whole genome shotgun sequence genome encodes:
- the LOC120088923 gene encoding uncharacterized protein LOC120088923, which translates to MDPTIAENWITSIETIFRHMNIPEEQKVNCVTFMLRGDAKFLWESTQRTIKGSVTWQQFNQVFYNKYFPLTVRYQKEVEFLNLCQENMSMAEYEWKFERLSHFVPRLVDTEEKKVERFIWGLREGIRGIVTTFQHIEYALALESALLMEVNLAVKTSTSEQGFIPNQKRKFTQQDSQCSQRKVKIFQSTQGIQSQQKSQTFTYPKCRNYEKHYQGQCLQNLKVCFNCGQTGHYAKACRKLINQVLTA; encoded by the coding sequence ATGGATCCAACTATAGCAGAGAATTGGATAACATCAATAGAAACTATTTTCCGCCACATGAACATCCCAGAAGAACAGAAAGTAAATTGTGTCACCTTCATGTTAAGAGGTGATGCAAAGTTCTTGTGGGAATCCACACAAAGAACAATTAAAGGTTCAGTCACATGGCAGCAATTCAATCAAGTTTTTTACAACAAGTATTTTCCTTTGACAGTGAGATATCAAAAGGAAgtggaatttcttaatcttTGTCAAGAGAACATGTCGATGGCAGAGTATGAATGGAAATTTGAGCGCTTGTCCCACTTTGTCCCTCGACTAGTGGACacagaagagaagaaggtggaaaggtTTATTTGGGGATTAAGAGAAGGCATTCGAGGCATTGTTACTACTTTCCAACATATAGAGTATGCTCTTGCCCTCGAGTCGGCCTTACTCATGGAAGTAAATCTTGCTGTCAAAACCTCAACTTCTGAACAAGGATTCATTCCAAATCAAAAAAGGAAATTCACCCAACAAGACTCTCAATGTTCACAACGGAAAGTAAAAATTTTCCAAAGCACTCAGGGCATACAGTCACAACAGAAGAGTCAAACATTCACATATCCTAAGTGCAGAAATTATGAAAAACACTATCAGGGTCAATGTCTTCAGAACTTAAAGGTGTGTTTCAATTGCGGCCAGACGGGTCACTATGCAAAGGCTTGCAGAAAGCTCATCAACCAAGTATTAACTGCTTAG